The following DNA comes from Ignavibacteriales bacterium.
ATGTCGGGCGTCGGTGTCACAATCCCGGCGACGAGTAAAATGACGACATACGCATGCCGGCGGTACTTCCGCATGAAGGCGGCGGAGACGATCCCCAACTTCGCCAAAAAGTAGGCAACCATGGGAAGCTCGAACACGAGGCCGGTGCCCAGCACGAGAGCGAGGAGAAATGTGATGTATCGGTCGACAGCGATATTGAGCGCTATGTTCGCCGTGCCGAAGCCGGCAAAAAAGGTAAGGGCAGTGGGGACCAGGACAAAGTACCCAAATGCACATCCGGCGAAAAAGAAAAAGGAGGTCGATGCAACGATGCCAGACACGTACCGGCGTTCGTTGGGCATGAGTCCGGGGGCGATGAATTTCCAGAGCCAGTAGAGCGTGTTCGGCATACTCAACACCAGGCCGCTGACGAGCACCGCCTGGATGTATAG
Coding sequences within:
- the tatC gene encoding twin-arginine translocase subunit TatC — its product is MSFLDHLEELRWHIVKAAAGLVLAMILCGVFVEFLVQKVLLAPLLAVGLKAQVLAPYGIVMLYIQAVLVSGLVLSMPNTLYWLWKFIAPGLMPNERRYVSGIVASTSFFFFAGCAFGYFVLVPTALTFFAGFGTANIALNIAVDRYITFLLALVLGTGLVFELPMVAYFLAKLGIVSAAFMRKYRRHAYVVILLVAGIVTPTPDMVTQLLMASPMFVLYELSIFIVKVVYKKKAEKEEKDETNSTKSHEDTAQSDEELW